In Paracoccus fistulariae, a single window of DNA contains:
- a CDS encoding PepSY domain-containing protein, producing MRRYLSFLLIPAMLALPLAAQDLSPVPQEIQQFRPLPFHEMARKVGARYAGRMIAAQIQPPTEQEHQLGAALVYEFRLVTPQRNLLIVRMDARDGRFLDVGGRGQLAAQRKPGKRRGKN from the coding sequence ATGCGCAGATACCTTTCCTTCCTGCTGATTCCGGCGATGCTGGCCCTGCCCCTTGCGGCGCAGGATCTGTCGCCGGTGCCGCAGGAGATCCAGCAGTTCCGGCCCCTGCCCTTTCACGAGATGGCCAGAAAGGTCGGCGCGCGCTATGCCGGGCGCATGATCGCGGCGCAGATCCAGCCCCCGACCGAACAGGAACATCAACTGGGCGCCGCGCTGGTCTATGAGTTCCGGCTGGTCACGCCGCAGCGCAATCTGCTGATCGTGCGGATGGATGCCCGCGATGGCCGTTTTCTGGACGTCGGCGGGCGCGGACAGCTTGCCGCGCAACGAAAGCCAGGCAAGCGGCGCGGTAAAAATTAA
- a CDS encoding sensor histidine kinase, translating to MRSIRGRLLLLAAVWITAALLAAFLFISSLLNDFVTDRFDAETGAMADGVIASLKVNGDRIELEDRPVDPRFAMPFTGWYWQVGADGRVVARSASLLDGKLEGPTGDYTGGHGIGADGAALRVTRRQLSIPFSNARIAVTVTAPQQEIDLSLSKIRRPLAISLAVLGLGLALASLVQVLAGLNSLNRMRRNLSEVRAGTAERLTMPDVTELQPLTAEINASLDQNASLLARARQHLGNLAHSLKTPLAALSNLLPPDHDGQALIARMDRLIGWHLRRARTAGPRLLGQRSPLRPVIDDILLVLRWPIRDKEMQVQIDCPEDAAFAGERQDLEEMIGNLTENAVKWGRKALRITVTSDDQALHIVIEDDGPGMAETDRPRALIRGGRLDEHGASGSGLGLAIVADLAALHGGELRLERSDLGGLAAKLVLPA from the coding sequence ATGCGGTCCATTCGTGGGCGCCTTCTGCTGCTTGCGGCGGTCTGGATCACGGCGGCCTTGCTGGCGGCGTTCCTGTTCATCTCGTCCCTGCTGAATGATTTCGTGACCGACCGCTTCGACGCGGAAACCGGCGCCATGGCCGATGGCGTCATTGCCAGCCTGAAGGTGAACGGCGACCGGATCGAGCTGGAGGACCGCCCCGTCGATCCGCGCTTCGCCATGCCCTTTACCGGCTGGTATTGGCAGGTGGGGGCGGATGGGCGCGTGGTCGCCCGCTCCGCCTCGCTGCTGGATGGCAAGCTGGAGGGCCCGACGGGCGATTACACCGGCGGCCATGGCATCGGCGCGGATGGCGCCGCGCTGCGCGTCACGCGACGCCAGCTGAGCATCCCCTTCAGCAATGCCCGGATCGCCGTCACCGTCACCGCCCCGCAGCAAGAGATTGATCTGAGCCTGTCCAAGATCAGGCGACCGCTGGCGATCTCTCTGGCGGTGCTGGGTCTGGGCCTTGCGCTGGCCAGTCTGGTGCAGGTGCTGGCCGGGCTGAACAGCCTGAACCGGATGCGGCGCAACCTGTCGGAGGTCCGGGCGGGCACGGCGGAACGCCTGACCATGCCCGATGTGACCGAATTGCAGCCCCTGACGGCCGAGATCAATGCCAGCCTGGATCAGAATGCCAGCCTGCTGGCACGCGCGCGTCAGCATCTGGGCAATCTGGCCCATTCGCTGAAAACCCCTCTGGCGGCGCTGTCCAACCTGCTGCCGCCCGACCATGACGGGCAGGCGCTGATTGCCCGCATGGACCGGCTGATCGGCTGGCATCTGCGCCGCGCCCGCACCGCCGGCCCGCGCCTTCTGGGGCAACGCAGCCCGCTGCGCCCGGTGATCGACGATATCCTGCTGGTCCTGCGCTGGCCGATCCGGGACAAGGAGATGCAGGTGCAGATCGACTGCCCCGAAGACGCGGCCTTCGCCGGAGAGCGGCAGGATCTGGAAGAGATGATCGGCAACCTGACCGAAAATGCGGTGAAATGGGGACGCAAGGCCCTGCGCATTACCGTCACCAGCGACGATCAGGCCCTGCATATCGTGATCGAGGATGACGGCCCCGGCATGGCCGAAACCGACAGGCCGCGTGCGCTGATCCGGGGCGGGCGGCTGGATGAACACGGAGCCTCTGGCTCGGGCCTTGGGCTGGCCATTGTCGCGGATCTGGCCGCGCTGCATGGCGGCGAATTGCGGCTGGAGCGTTCGGATCTGGGCGGTCTGGCCGCAAAACTGGTCCTTCCGGCCTGA
- a CDS encoding NAD(P)-dependent oxidoreductase — protein sequence MSQARLAPGVAPGRLTRQELAANFVDVAPPLDDHEAHVAADRCYFCHDAPCITACPTGIDIPLFIRQIATGTPDAAAMTIFHSNILGGMCARVCPTENLCEGACVRMEAEGLPVEIGALQRYATDGLMAQPGHPFRRGEATGKRIAVVGAGPAGLSAAHRLAAKGHDVAIFEARRKPGGLNEFGIASYKAVDGFAQAEVEWLLRIGGIQISYDQKLGKDISLESLRDEYDAVFLGMGLGGVNALRAEGEDRENVLDAVSFIRDLRQAADLTTLPVGRDVVIIGGGMTAVDAAVQARLLGAENVTIVYRRDQSRMGASTHEQDHATSAGVRIIHNAAPLKVHGNGAVTEVEFAYTEEVEGRLLDTDQRFRLKADQLFRAIGQKLDLMPAGLALEGGKIAVNGPGRTNLDGVWAGGDCTAGGDDLTVTAVAQGRDAAEDIDQNLRQ from the coding sequence ATGTCCCAAGCCAGACTTGCGCCCGGGGTCGCCCCCGGTCGTCTGACCCGTCAGGAACTTGCCGCGAATTTCGTCGATGTGGCACCGCCGCTTGACGATCACGAGGCCCATGTCGCCGCCGACCGCTGCTATTTCTGCCATGATGCGCCCTGCATCACGGCCTGTCCGACCGGCATCGACATTCCCTTGTTCATCCGCCAGATCGCGACGGGAACGCCCGATGCGGCGGCGATGACGATCTTTCATTCGAATATCCTTGGCGGCATGTGCGCCCGTGTCTGCCCGACCGAAAACCTGTGCGAAGGCGCCTGCGTGCGGATGGAGGCCGAGGGCCTGCCGGTCGAGATCGGCGCCCTGCAACGCTATGCCACCGATGGGCTGATGGCGCAGCCGGGCCATCCCTTCCGGCGCGGCGAGGCGACCGGCAAGCGTATCGCAGTCGTGGGCGCGGGCCCGGCCGGTCTGTCGGCGGCCCATCGGCTGGCCGCCAAGGGCCATGACGTGGCGATCTTCGAAGCACGCCGGAAACCCGGCGGTCTGAACGAATTCGGCATTGCCAGCTACAAAGCCGTGGACGGCTTTGCGCAGGCCGAGGTCGAATGGCTGCTGCGCATCGGCGGCATCCAGATCAGCTATGATCAGAAACTGGGCAAGGATATCTCGCTTGAATCGCTGCGCGACGAATATGACGCGGTGTTTCTGGGCATGGGTCTGGGCGGCGTGAATGCCCTGCGCGCCGAGGGCGAGGATCGCGAGAATGTGCTGGACGCGGTCAGCTTCATCCGCGATCTGCGTCAGGCTGCGGATCTGACCACCCTGCCGGTCGGTCGCGATGTGGTCATTATCGGCGGCGGCATGACAGCCGTGGATGCGGCGGTGCAGGCCCGCCTGCTGGGCGCGGAAAACGTCACCATCGTCTATCGCCGCGATCAGTCCCGCATGGGGGCCAGCACGCATGAACAGGATCACGCGACCTCGGCCGGGGTGCGGATCATTCACAACGCCGCGCCGCTGAAGGTGCATGGCAATGGCGCCGTGACCGAGGTCGAATTCGCCTATACCGAAGAGGTCGAAGGTCGGCTGCTGGACACCGATCAGCGTTTTCGCCTGAAGGCCGATCAACTGTTCCGCGCCATCGGGCAGAAACTGGACCTGATGCCCGCCGGACTGGCGCTGGAGGGTGGCAAGATCGCGGTGAACGGTCCCGGTCGCACCAATCTGGACGGGGTCTGGGCGGGTGGCGACTGCACGGCGGGCGGCGACGATCTGACCGTCACCGCCGTGGCGCAAGGGCGTGACGCGGCCGAGGATATCGACCAGAATTTGCGGCAATAG
- a CDS encoding response regulator transcription factor: MRALIIEDDPVLSQQLVSAMQDAGFVTDCAANGDEGEFLGSTETYDVAILDLGLPGMSGIEVLTAWREHDVTMPVLILTARGDWTDKVAGFRAGADDYAVKPFRLDEVVLRCQTLIRRAAGHARPVIQAGMLKLDGQLGVITLDGTTLKLTAFENRILSYLIHHKNRVVSRTELSEHLYEADTDRDFKSIEVVIGRLRKKVGNGVIETRRGEGYVLQDSV, translated from the coding sequence ATGCGGGCTTTGATCATCGAGGATGACCCGGTCTTGTCGCAGCAGCTTGTCTCGGCAATGCAGGATGCGGGTTTCGTGACCGACTGTGCGGCGAATGGCGATGAGGGAGAGTTTCTGGGCTCGACCGAAACCTATGATGTGGCGATCCTCGATCTGGGGCTTCCGGGCATGTCGGGGATCGAGGTTCTGACCGCATGGCGCGAACATGACGTCACCATGCCGGTGCTGATCCTGACCGCACGGGGCGACTGGACAGACAAGGTGGCGGGCTTTCGGGCGGGCGCGGATGATTACGCGGTGAAGCCGTTCCGTCTGGATGAAGTCGTCCTGCGCTGCCAGACCCTGATCCGGCGCGCGGCGGGCCATGCCCGTCCGGTCATTCAGGCGGGCATGCTGAAGCTGGACGGCCAGCTTGGGGTCATCACGCTGGACGGCACCACGCTGAAGCTGACCGCCTTCGAGAACCGCATCCTCAGCTATCTGATCCATCACAAGAACCGCGTCGTCAGCAGGACCGAACTCTCCGAACATCTGTACGAGGCCGATACCGATCGTGACTTCAAATCCATCGAGGTTGTCATCGGCCGCCTGCGCAAGAAGGTCGGCAATGGCGTCATCGAAACGCGGCGGGGCGAGGGTTATGTCTTGCAGGACAGCGTCTGA